A section of the Asticcacaulis sp. EMRT-3 genome encodes:
- a CDS encoding ribonuclease E/G: protein MPKTMLIDATHTEETRVVVMNGSRVEEFDFESHARKQLRGNIYLAKVTRVEPSLQAAFVEYGGNRHGFLAFNEIHPDYYQIPVADREKLMAELAQAHNKSDSRGEVHADEDGEDDDHHDEDGDDLPDEERRLRQHLIRRYKIQEVIKRRQILLIQVVKEERGNKGAALTTYLSLAGRYCVLMPNTARGGGISRKITNAPDRKRLKTMVQSLDVPHGMGLIVRTAGAKRTKIEIKRDYDYLLRVWETIRANTLQSNAPALIYEEEDLVKRAIRDLFDKDFDGVLVEGEDGYRSAKDFMRMIMPSQAKKIQLYKANAPLFARYGVEDMISKIYSPVVALKSGGYLVINQTEALVAIDVNSGKSTKERNIEATALKTNMEAAEEAARQMRLRDLAGLVVIDFIDMDEAKNNRAVEKKLKDSLAADRARIQMGKISGFGLMEISRQRRRTGFLEGTTIICPHCEGQGRIRSVDSAALSAMRAIDMEAMQNGAGAITIKLPMQVALYILNEKQIHLARLRLEWGLKVNVEIDNDLGHTDMQITRTVHADEVDFVPPVRPEPIAFDTTPDIEEDADDEAGIEAEDNDDDEASARIESRVESRSETAEDRDAGGRGGRRRRRRRGGRDRDDSEERVAQTSEDEGESEGESDGDEGEDGFRKGRRRRGRRGGRRAGMENRPRETYSWVRARTPSLEAPYVWIDPFDEPQKRVDASGAPPRREQPAVNPAAVAEPVLGAVTTQPESLVPADLRDQPAPKRPRPSRRRKSTGDADVTATETVSEVVVTEPAQAEVAPAEAPAETETPAKPARRTRSRKKVVEAEAEAPAAITIETPPVVASAPQPVPAPEAEPTRVLEPAAAEAAPAEPDPAEISTPPEKPKRGWWRR from the coding sequence ATGCCCAAAACCATGTTGATAGACGCGACGCACACGGAAGAGACCCGTGTCGTCGTGATGAACGGATCCCGCGTCGAGGAATTTGATTTCGAAAGCCACGCCCGCAAGCAGTTGCGCGGCAATATCTATCTCGCCAAGGTCACCCGCGTCGAGCCCAGCCTGCAAGCCGCCTTCGTCGAATATGGCGGCAATCGTCATGGCTTCCTGGCCTTCAACGAAATCCACCCTGACTATTACCAGATTCCGGTGGCCGACCGCGAAAAGCTGATGGCCGAACTGGCTCAGGCGCACAACAAGAGCGACAGCCGTGGCGAAGTCCATGCCGATGAAGACGGCGAGGACGACGACCATCACGATGAGGATGGCGACGACCTGCCCGATGAAGAGCGCCGCCTGCGCCAGCATCTGATCCGCCGCTACAAGATTCAGGAAGTCATCAAGCGCCGCCAGATACTGCTCATTCAGGTGGTCAAGGAAGAGCGCGGCAATAAGGGCGCGGCGCTCACCACCTATCTGTCGCTGGCCGGCCGTTATTGCGTTTTGATGCCCAATACGGCGCGCGGCGGCGGCATTTCGCGCAAGATCACCAATGCGCCTGACCGCAAGCGCCTCAAAACCATGGTGCAGAGCCTCGATGTGCCGCACGGCATGGGGCTGATCGTGCGCACGGCGGGCGCCAAGCGCACCAAGATCGAGATCAAGCGCGACTATGATTATCTGCTGCGCGTCTGGGAAACCATTCGCGCCAATACGCTGCAATCGAACGCGCCCGCGCTGATTTACGAAGAAGAGGATCTGGTCAAGCGCGCCATCCGCGACCTGTTCGACAAGGATTTCGACGGGGTTCTGGTCGAGGGCGAGGACGGTTATCGCTCGGCCAAGGACTTCATGCGCATGATCATGCCGTCCCAGGCCAAGAAGATCCAGCTCTACAAGGCCAATGCGCCCCTGTTTGCGCGCTATGGCGTCGAGGATATGATCTCGAAAATCTATTCCCCGGTCGTGGCGCTGAAATCGGGCGGCTATCTGGTCATCAACCAGACCGAGGCCCTGGTGGCTATCGATGTCAATTCCGGCAAATCGACCAAAGAGCGCAATATCGAGGCCACGGCGCTCAAGACCAATATGGAAGCTGCCGAAGAGGCCGCGCGCCAGATGCGCCTGCGCGACCTGGCCGGACTGGTGGTCATCGACTTCATCGACATGGATGAGGCCAAGAATAACCGCGCCGTCGAAAAGAAGCTAAAAGACTCGCTGGCCGCCGACCGCGCCCGCATCCAGATGGGCAAGATTTCCGGCTTCGGCCTGATGGAAATCAGCCGCCAGCGCCGCCGCACCGGCTTCCTGGAAGGCACCACCATCATCTGCCCGCACTGCGAAGGTCAGGGCCGTATCCGCTCGGTCGATTCCGCCGCCCTGTCGGCCATGCGCGCCATCGATATGGAAGCCATGCAGAATGGTGCCGGCGCCATCACCATCAAACTGCCCATGCAGGTGGCTCTCTATATCCTCAACGAAAAACAGATCCATCTGGCGCGCCTGCGCCTCGAATGGGGCCTGAAGGTCAATGTCGAGATCGATAACGACCTCGGCCATACCGACATGCAGATCACGCGCACGGTTCACGCCGACGAAGTTGATTTCGTGCCGCCCGTCCGCCCCGAACCGATCGCCTTCGACACCACGCCCGACATCGAGGAAGACGCCGATGACGAGGCCGGTATCGAAGCCGAGGACAACGACGATGATGAGGCTTCGGCCAGAATCGAAAGTCGCGTCGAAAGCCGCAGTGAAACGGCTGAGGACCGCGATGCCGGTGGCCGTGGCGGACGCCGCCGTCGCCGCCGTCGTGGCGGACGCGACCGCGACGACAGCGAAGAGCGCGTGGCCCAGACCTCAGAGGATGAAGGCGAGAGCGAAGGCGAATCTGACGGCGACGAGGGCGAAGACGGCTTCCGTAAGGGCCGCCGTCGCCGGGGCCGCCGTGGCGGTCGCCGCGCTGGCATGGAAAACCGCCCGCGCGAAACCTATAGCTGGGTGCGCGCCCGTACGCCCTCGCTGGAAGCGCCCTATGTCTGGATCGATCCGTTCGATGAGCCGCAAAAGCGCGTGGATGCGTCCGGCGCACCGCCGCGCAGGGAGCAGCCCGCTGTCAATCCAGCCGCCGTTGCCGAGCCCGTACTCGGCGCTGTCACCACCCAACCCGAATCGCTGGTGCCCGCCGATCTACGTGATCAGCCCGCGCCCAAGCGTCCGCGCCCGTCACGCCGTCGCAAATCAACCGGCGATGCGGACGTCACAGCCACTGAAACGGTAAGCGAAGTCGTCGTGACGGAACCGGCGCAAGCCGAGGTCGCCCCTGCCGAAGCCCCTGCGGAAACGGAAACTCCGGCCAAGCCCGCCCGCCGTACACGCAGCCGCAAGAAGGTCGTCGAAGCGGAGGCCGAGGCGCCCGCAGCGATCACTATCGAAACGCCGCCTGTCGTCGCCTCGGCCCCGCAGCCTGTCCCCGCGCCCGAAGCCGAACCGACAAGGGTGCTGGAACCCGCCGCTGCCGAAGCGGCTCCCGCGGAGCCCGATCCGGCGGAAATTTCCACACCGCCCGAAAAGCCCAAACGCGGCTGGTGGCGTCGCTAG
- a CDS encoding M48 family metalloprotease: protein MQIFQACLVRFPRLARKAVWLLLCVVLSAAPTLAAAQDIDPDSQNVIRDTEIETFLKTQTRPILIGAGLDPDNVHYLIIASSDLNAFSTFRLVIGLNTGLIMAADTPDQLFGVIAHETGHLSGGHMMRTDEIEHAARAPMAISLGLGVIAALAGSPEAGMGLAASSGTFGTLGALHYMQTEESAADVAGVKALERAGMSAKGLVDFFYKFRNAETFSQAERYQFFRTHPLTRERIQALQSFAAKQPHYNTPDDPAVVAQFAIVKAKLAGFLDDPLKTFQLYPETDTSFAARYARVIATYKEGNWDKALSDLDGLIAENPQNPYLWELKGQIYFETGRPKLAKPAHEKSVALMPEAPLLQLNLGQTLIAIGDKDDLNEAVSHLQESIKYEDDDSFTWAQLAQAYDALNQPGQARLATAESQFYQGDYNAARTSAVWSQKYFGPQTPEFRRARDIVMATSSELGIPPVEGVTERHRSN, encoded by the coding sequence ATGCAGATATTTCAAGCCTGTCTGGTTCGTTTCCCGCGTCTGGCGCGCAAGGCCGTCTGGCTGCTGCTGTGCGTGGTTTTGAGCGCTGCGCCCACATTGGCCGCCGCGCAGGACATCGACCCCGACTCGCAGAATGTCATCCGCGACACCGAGATCGAAACCTTCCTGAAAACCCAGACACGCCCGATCCTGATCGGTGCCGGGCTTGATCCCGATAATGTCCATTATCTGATCATCGCCTCCAGCGACCTCAACGCCTTTTCCACCTTCCGCCTTGTCATCGGTCTCAATACCGGCCTGATCATGGCGGCCGACACGCCCGATCAGTTGTTCGGCGTCATCGCCCACGAAACCGGCCATTTGAGCGGCGGCCACATGATGCGCACCGATGAGATCGAACACGCCGCCCGCGCCCCGATGGCCATTTCGCTGGGCTTAGGCGTCATCGCCGCCCTGGCCGGTTCGCCTGAAGCCGGCATGGGACTGGCCGCCTCATCGGGCACTTTCGGCACGCTGGGCGCGCTGCACTATATGCAGACCGAGGAATCGGCAGCCGATGTGGCCGGTGTCAAGGCGCTGGAACGCGCCGGTATGTCGGCCAAGGGACTGGTCGATTTCTTCTACAAATTCCGCAATGCCGAAACCTTCAGTCAGGCCGAACGCTACCAATTTTTCCGCACCCACCCTCTGACGCGCGAACGGATTCAGGCCCTGCAAAGCTTCGCCGCCAAACAGCCGCACTATAATACGCCCGACGATCCCGCCGTGGTGGCGCAGTTCGCCATCGTCAAGGCCAAGCTGGCAGGCTTTCTCGATGATCCGCTCAAGACCTTCCAGCTTTATCCCGAAACCGATACCAGCTTCGCCGCCCGCTATGCCCGCGTCATCGCCACCTATAAGGAAGGCAATTGGGACAAGGCCTTAAGCGACCTCGACGGCCTGATCGCCGAAAATCCGCAAAATCCTTATCTGTGGGAACTAAAGGGCCAGATCTATTTTGAAACCGGCCGCCCGAAACTGGCCAAGCCCGCCCACGAAAAATCAGTCGCGCTGATGCCTGAGGCGCCCTTATTGCAGCTCAATCTCGGCCAGACCCTGATCGCCATTGGCGACAAGGATGATCTCAACGAAGCGGTCAGCCATTTGCAGGAATCGATCAAGTACGAAGACGATGATAGCTTCACCTGGGCCCAGCTCGCCCAGGCCTATGATGCGCTGAACCAGCCCGGACAGGCACGGCTGGCCACCGCCGAGTCGCAATTCTATCAGGGCGATTACAATGCGGCGCGCACCTCCGCCGTCTGGTCACAGAAATATTTTGGGCCGCAAACGCCCGAATTCCGCCGCGCCCGTGATATTGTCATGGCCACCTCTTCCGAACTGGGCATCCCGCCGGTCGAGGGCGTCACCGAACGCCATAGATCCAACTAA
- a CDS encoding DsbA family protein, translating into MTQPDTPTTAQPHPKPQSRLRRAFSQANITTGLAVFAVVLAAAPYVAPPVRTWMVRDGLMAQPVILQDASDALNNQRQAAASKALAEGVKTHHDSLFNDASDPVLGDPKAPIKIVEFLDYNCGYCRAATPVLKDYLAKNPDVAIIVKEYPVINQNSRPLASFALAAAQEGKYAEAHYALMTSKIDSEAAMNALLQKLGLDPVKTRQLAMSKPIQDHIDKVMTLGADLNVSGTPTFVVGDQAIDGAKMDELKAAVEAQRKTFKKR; encoded by the coding sequence TTGACCCAGCCCGACACCCCCACCACCGCCCAGCCGCACCCCAAACCACAGTCGCGTCTGCGCCGTGCGTTCAGCCAGGCCAATATCACCACTGGTCTGGCGGTCTTCGCCGTGGTGCTGGCCGCCGCCCCCTATGTGGCCCCGCCGGTGCGGACATGGATGGTGCGCGACGGCCTGATGGCCCAGCCCGTCATCTTGCAGGACGCCTCCGACGCGCTCAATAATCAACGTCAGGCGGCGGCCTCCAAGGCGCTGGCCGAGGGGGTGAAAACCCACCACGATTCGCTGTTCAACGACGCCAGCGATCCTGTGCTGGGCGACCCGAAGGCACCGATCAAGATCGTGGAATTTCTCGATTATAACTGCGGCTATTGCCGCGCCGCCACGCCGGTGCTGAAGGATTATCTGGCGAAAAATCCCGATGTGGCGATCATCGTCAAGGAATATCCGGTCATCAACCAGAATTCGCGCCCGCTGGCTTCCTTCGCCCTGGCCGCCGCACAGGAAGGCAAATATGCCGAGGCGCACTACGCCCTGATGACCTCGAAAATCGACAGCGAAGCGGCCATGAATGCGCTGTTGCAAAAACTCGGCCTCGACCCCGTCAAGACCCGCCAACTGGCCATGTCCAAGCCCATTCAGGATCATATCGACAAGGTGATGACGCTGGGCGCTGATCTCAATGTGTCGGGCACCCCCACCTTCGTGGTTGGTGATCAGGCCATTGACGGCGCCAAGATGGACGAACTGAAGGCCGCGGTCGAAGCCCAGCGCAAGACGTTTAAGAAGAGGTAG
- the lpxI gene encoding UDP-2,3-diacylglucosamine diphosphatase LpxI (LpxI, functionally equivalent to LpxH, replaces it in LPS biosynthesis in a minority of bacteria.): MTSATKLALISGGGALPMEVAAHLRATGRPYTVIRIAGLSDAALDDHPGHTLGLGEFARLFEILQSEQAHSVTMCGYVQRPDFNRLERDHGGARVLPGIQSAGRGGDDSLLRQVASVIAAQGYQIEGAHEANPDLLIGAGLQTGPELSPDAMEDALEALRIAAAIGQLDIGQAVVVAGRITLAVEAQEGTQSLLQRVAGLPATLRGTPDNRKGVLAKLAKPIQDLRLDMPTIGVATVDDVAAAGLCGIVARAHHLLIVDKRAVFARAAEKGIFIHGYEDL; this comes from the coding sequence ATGACAAGCGCCACCAAACTGGCCCTGATTTCCGGCGGCGGTGCTCTGCCGATGGAGGTGGCGGCGCATCTGCGCGCTACCGGCAGGCCCTATACGGTGATCCGCATTGCCGGTCTTTCCGATGCGGCGCTGGATGATCATCCTGGCCACACACTGGGCCTTGGCGAATTTGCCCGTCTGTTTGAAATCTTGCAAAGCGAGCAGGCGCACAGCGTCACCATGTGCGGCTATGTGCAGCGGCCCGATTTCAACCGCCTGGAGCGCGATCATGGCGGGGCGCGTGTTTTGCCGGGCATTCAGTCGGCAGGGCGGGGCGGCGACGATTCGCTGCTGCGTCAGGTGGCGAGCGTCATTGCGGCGCAGGGTTATCAGATCGAGGGGGCGCATGAGGCCAATCCCGATCTGTTGATCGGGGCGGGGCTGCAAACCGGGCCGGAATTGTCGCCGGACGCGATGGAGGACGCGCTGGAGGCTTTACGCATCGCCGCCGCCATCGGCCAGCTCGATATTGGTCAGGCGGTCGTGGTGGCCGGACGGATCACCCTGGCCGTCGAGGCGCAGGAGGGCACGCAAAGCCTGCTGCAACGGGTGGCGGGACTGCCTGCGACCCTGCGTGGCACGCCGGACAACCGCAAGGGTGTGCTGGCCAAGTTGGCCAAGCCGATTCAGGATCTGCGTCTCGACATGCCGACCATTGGCGTGGCCACGGTTGATGATGTGGCCGCCGCCGGTCTGTGCGGTATCGTGGCGCGCGCCCATCACCTGCTGATCGTCGATAAGCGGGCGGTTTTCGCCCGCGCCGCCGAAAAGGGCATTTTCATTCATGGTTATGAAGACCTCTAA
- the lpxA gene encoding acyl-ACP--UDP-N-acetylglucosamine O-acyltransferase: MTVTIHPTAIIHDGAQLGTGVNIGPYCIVGEHVTLKDGVTLKSHVVVDGITELGADTVVHPFTCLGGPPQHLAHKGEPTRLVVGERNLIREHVIMHTGTEKGGGITRVGHDCMFMAGSGVAHDCILGNNVIMANVASIGGHVQVGDFVFLGGSCAVHQFARLGRYSFIGGGAIVTKDVIPYGSVWGNHARLEGLNLVGLKRRGFSRELILALRTAYRMMFAEEGTFQERLDDVLENFSDIDQVVEIVRFIREDSSRPICLPSD, translated from the coding sequence ATGACCGTAACGATACACCCGACGGCGATTATTCATGACGGCGCGCAACTGGGCACGGGTGTGAATATCGGGCCCTATTGCATCGTGGGTGAGCACGTCACGCTGAAAGACGGCGTGACGTTGAAATCGCATGTCGTGGTCGATGGCATTACTGAACTGGGCGCCGACACGGTGGTGCATCCGTTTACCTGCCTGGGTGGGCCGCCGCAGCATCTGGCGCACAAGGGCGAGCCGACGCGGCTGGTGGTGGGCGAGCGCAATCTGATCCGTGAGCATGTGATCATGCACACCGGTACGGAAAAAGGCGGCGGCATAACGAGGGTCGGCCACGATTGCATGTTCATGGCCGGGTCGGGCGTGGCGCATGACTGCATCCTCGGCAATAATGTCATCATGGCCAATGTCGCCTCGATCGGCGGCCATGTGCAGGTGGGCGATTTTGTGTTTCTCGGCGGCAGTTGCGCCGTGCATCAGTTTGCGCGTCTCGGTCGTTACAGCTTTATCGGCGGCGGGGCCATCGTTACCAAGGATGTGATCCCCTATGGTTCGGTATGGGGCAATCATGCGCGGCTGGAGGGGCTCAATCTGGTCGGGCTGAAGCGGCGCGGCTTTTCGCGTGAGCTGATCCTGGCCTTGCGTACGGCTTACCGCATGATGTTCGCCGAAGAAGGCACGTTTCAGGAACGGCTGGATGATGTGCTGGAGAATTTTTCCGACATCGATCAGGTGGTCGAGATCGTGCGCTTTATCCGTGAGGATTCGTCGCGGCCGATCTGCCTGCCTTCAGATTAA
- the fabZ gene encoding 3-hydroxyacyl-ACP dehydratase FabZ: protein MAASADAVAVAPVSVDYAEILRRIPHRYPFLLVDRGENWVKNKSMTGIKNVTFNEPFFAGHFPENPVMPGVLLIEALGQTGAVLMSKSLDVEVEGKTIFFMSVDGVRFRSPVRPGDVVRMPVEVVRHRGDVFKFRGEAYVGDRIVCEAEFAAMVVESPK, encoded by the coding sequence ATGGCCGCGAGCGCCGACGCGGTTGCCGTCGCGCCGGTGTCGGTGGACTATGCCGAAATCCTGCGGCGCATTCCGCATCGTTATCCGTTCCTGCTGGTCGATCGCGGTGAAAACTGGGTCAAGAACAAGTCGATGACCGGCATCAAGAATGTGACGTTCAACGAGCCCTTCTTCGCCGGACACTTCCCGGAAAATCCGGTCATGCCCGGCGTTTTGCTGATCGAGGCCCTGGGCCAGACCGGCGCGGTTCTGATGTCGAAATCTTTGGACGTCGAAGTTGAAGGCAAGACCATCTTCTTTATGTCGGTGGATGGTGTACGCTTCCGCAGTCCGGTGCGTCCGGGCGATGTGGTGCGTATGCCGGTTGAGGTGGTGCGTCATCGCGGCGATGTGTTCAAATTTCGCGGCGAAGCCTATGTCGGCGACCGGATCGTCTGCGAGGCCGAATTCGCGGCTATGGTGGTTGAGAGCCCTAAATGA
- the lpxD gene encoding UDP-3-O-(3-hydroxymyristoyl)glucosamine N-acyltransferase: MPDPRFFETGLKLDLDQVTELTDCRFVESGHLALNAKGSGFIEACAPLSFSGDAALGLGRAAYFSDRRYLSALHRTAAEYVFVPPDFADHVPEGRIALICDHPQAAWARVATQLYRTRTHEGPQAIHPSARCEAGVELGVGVVLGQGVEIGAGTRIEAYAVIGPGCRIGRGGRIGAHATVFCALIGDRVQLASGAHIGESGFGVSGDARGLVDVPQLGRVIVQDDVSIGAGSCVDRGAFDDTIIGEASKIDNMVQIAHNVRLGRHCVVAAHSGLSGSVTVGDGAMFGGRAGIIDHIDIGAGAKVAAGASVFKDVPAGTMVSGFPAKPSRQFLREVIWLEKNAIKDKG; this comes from the coding sequence ATGCCTGATCCACGCTTTTTTGAAACAGGTCTCAAACTCGACCTCGATCAGGTAACAGAACTGACAGATTGTCGGTTTGTAGAATCGGGCCATCTGGCATTGAACGCGAAGGGGAGCGGCTTCATCGAAGCCTGCGCCCCTTTGTCGTTTTCCGGCGATGCGGCGCTGGGCCTTGGCCGCGCGGCTTATTTCAGTGACCGACGCTATCTGTCGGCCCTGCATCGTACGGCCGCCGAATATGTGTTTGTGCCGCCTGATTTTGCCGATCATGTGCCCGAAGGCCGGATTGCCCTGATCTGCGATCATCCGCAGGCGGCTTGGGCGCGCGTGGCGACGCAGCTTTACCGCACACGCACGCATGAAGGCCCGCAGGCCATCCATCCGTCGGCGCGCTGTGAGGCGGGTGTGGAACTGGGGGTTGGGGTAGTGTTGGGGCAGGGCGTCGAAATCGGCGCAGGCACGCGCATCGAAGCCTATGCGGTGATCGGGCCGGGTTGCCGGATCGGTCGTGGCGGTCGTATCGGTGCGCACGCCACCGTGTTTTGCGCCCTGATCGGCGACCGGGTGCAACTGGCTTCGGGCGCGCATATCGGCGAATCGGGCTTTGGTGTCAGCGGCGATGCGCGCGGTCTGGTCGATGTGCCACAGCTTGGCCGGGTTATTGTACAGGATGACGTGTCGATCGGGGCGGGCAGTTGCGTGGATCGCGGTGCCTTCGACGATACGATCATCGGTGAGGCCAGCAAGATCGATAATATGGTGCAGATCGCCCATAATGTGCGTCTGGGCCGTCATTGCGTGGTAGCGGCGCATTCTGGCCTGTCGGGGTCGGTCACGGTGGGAGATGGGGCGATGTTCGGCGGTCGGGCTGGCATTATCGACCATATCGACATCGGCGCGGGTGCCAAGGTGGCGGCGGGGGCGTCGGTCTTCAAAGACGTGCCGGCAGGCACGATGGTTTCGGGATTCCCTGCCAAACCCTCGCGGCAGTTTCTGCGCGAGGTGATATGGCTCGAAAAAAATGCGATCAAGGATAAAGGATAA
- a CDS encoding OmpH family outer membrane protein yields MKKTTLIFSLSALFLAGVSGQALAQAAAAPAAAPTPPAPPTFGAAIPGQCVLDEQTAMTDSAMGKAAAQRLVQLKAVVDSELSTQGKSLDDERQALVTQQKTATTPALKTALETKAQAWEQKREAFQEKVDQRNKEMQYTQQEVMSAIFQKMIPQINAVVTQKGCATVISADSLLHYDMTTNTNGQPTQTSFLYANPSMNITSDVVAKLDATKELLPQFDRVSLDQPAQGAAPAQK; encoded by the coding sequence ATGAAAAAAACGACCCTCATCTTCTCGCTCAGCGCCCTGTTCCTGGCCGGTGTTTCCGGTCAGGCCCTGGCCCAGGCAGCGGCAGCGCCCGCCGCTGCCCCTACGCCGCCTGCACCGCCCACCTTCGGCGCGGCTATTCCCGGCCAGTGCGTGCTTGACGAACAAACGGCCATGACCGATTCGGCCATGGGCAAGGCGGCGGCTCAGCGCCTCGTGCAACTGAAGGCCGTGGTGGACAGCGAACTGTCCACGCAAGGCAAGTCGCTCGATGACGAACGCCAGGCCCTGGTCACCCAGCAAAAAACCGCCACGACCCCGGCGCTAAAAACCGCTCTGGAAACCAAGGCCCAGGCCTGGGAACAAAAGCGCGAAGCCTTCCAGGAGAAGGTCGATCAGCGTAACAAGGAAATGCAGTACACCCAGCAGGAGGTGATGTCGGCCATCTTCCAGAAGATGATCCCGCAAATCAACGCCGTGGTGACGCAAAAGGGCTGCGCTACGGTTATCTCGGCGGACAGCCTGTTGCATTATGACATGACTACGAATACCAATGGCCAACCGACTCAGACGTCGTTCCTCTATGCCAACCCGTCCATGAACATCACCAGCGATGTTGTGGCCAAGCTGGACGCGACGAAAGAGCTTCTGCCGCAGTTCGACCGCGTCAGCCTGGATCAACCGGCTCAGGGGGCCGCGCCGGCGCAAAAGTAA